A portion of the Salminus brasiliensis chromosome 11, fSalBra1.hap2, whole genome shotgun sequence genome contains these proteins:
- the cltcb gene encoding clathrin heavy chain 1 translates to MAQILPIRFQEHLQLQNLGINPANIGFSTLTMESDKFICVREKVGEQAQVVIIDLSDPNTPIRRPISADSAIMNPASKVIALKAAKTLQIFNIEMKSKMKAHTMTDDVTFWKWISLNTVALVTDNAVYHWSMEGDSQPIKVFDRHSSLAGCQIINYRTDAKQKWLLLIGISAQQNRVVGAMQLYSVDRKVSQPIEGHAAGFAQFKMEGNSEESTLFCFAVRSQAGGKLHIIEVGTPPSGNQPFPKKAVDVFFPPEAQNDFPVAMQISSKQDVVFLITKYGYIHLYDLETGTCIYMNRISGETIFVTAPHEATAGIIGVNRKGQVLSVCVEEENIIPYITNVLQNPDLALRMAVRNNLAGAEELFARKFNTLFAGGNYSEAAKVAANAPKGILRTPDTIRRFQSVPAQPGQTSPLLQYFGILLDQGQLNKFESLELCRPVLQQGRKQLLEKWLKEDKLECSEELGDLVKSVDPTLALSVYLRANVPNKVIQCFAETGQFQKIVLYAKKVGYTPDWIFLLRNVMRISPEQGLQFSQMLVQDEEPLADITQIVDVFMEYNLIQQCTSFLLDALKNNRPTEGPLQTRLLEMNLMHAPQVADAILGNQMFTHYDRAHVAQLCEKAGLLQRALEHYTDLYDIKRAVVHTHLLNPEWLVNFFGSLSVEDSLECLRAMLSANIRQNLQICVQVASKYHEQLSTQSLTELFESFKSFEGLFYFLGSIVNFSQDPEVHFKYIQAACKTGQIKEVERICRESNCYDPERVKNFLKEAKLTDQLPLIIVCDRFDFVHDLVLYLYRNNLQKYIEIYVQKVNPSRLPVVIGGLLDVDCSEDVIKNLILVVRGQFSTDELVAEVEKRNRLKLLLPWLEARIHEGCEEPATHNALAKIYIDSNNNPERFLRENPYYDSRVVGKYCEKRDPHLACVAYERGQCDQELINVCNENSLFKSLSRYLVRRKDPELWASVLLESNPYRRPLIDQVVQTALSETQDPEEVSVTVKAFMTADLPNELIELLEKIVLDNSVFSEHRNLQNLLILTAIKADRTRVMEYINRLDNYDAPDIANIAISNELFEEAFAIFRKFDVNTSAVQVLIEHIGNLDRAYEFAERCNEPAVWSQLAKAQLQKGLVKEAIDSYIKADDPSAYMEVGQAAAQSGNWEDLVKFLLMARKKARESYVETELIFALAKTNRLAELEEFINGPNNAHIQQVGDRCYDEKMYEAAKLLYNNVSNFGRLASTLVHLGEYQAAVDGARKANSTRTWKEVCFACVDGKEFRLAQMCGLHIVVHADELEELINYYQDRGYFEELITMLEAALGLERAHMGMFTELAILYSKFKPQKMREHLELFWSRVNIPKVLRAAEQAHLWAELVFLYDKYEEYDNAIITMMNHPTDAWKESQFKDIVTKVANVELYYKAVQFYLEFKPLLLNDLLIVLSPRLDHTRAVNFFSKVKQLSLVKPYLRSVQNHNNKSVNEALNNLFIIEEDYQALRTSIDAYDNFDNISLAQSLEKHELIEFRRIAAYLFKGNNRWKQSVELCKKDKLYKDAMQYASESKDTELAEELLQWFLQEEKKECFAACLFTCYDLLRPDVVLETAWRHNIMDFSMPYFIQVMREYLSKVDKLDASESLRKEEEQATEAQPIVYGTPQLMLTAGPNVAVPPQQPYGYGYAAPTGYGQPAQPGFGYGM, encoded by the exons CTCCAGAACCTGGGCATTAACCCAGCCAACATCGGGTTCAGCACCCTCACTATGGAGTCTGACAAGTTCATCTGTGTGCGGGAGAAAGTGGGTGAGCAGGCTCAGGTGGTGATCATTGACTTGAGCGACCCCAACACCCCCATTCGCAGGCCCATCTCGGCAGATAGTGCCATCATGAACCCGGCCAGCAAAGTCATAGCCCTGAAAG CTGCAAAAACCCTTCAGATTTTCAACATTGAAATGAAGAGCAAAATGAAGGCACACACCATGACGGACGATGTCACGTTCTGGAAGTGGATCTCCCTCAATACTGTAGCACTTGTAACAGACAACGCAGTCTACCACTGGAGCATGGAAGGAGACTCGCAGCCCATCAAAGTGTTTGACCGACACTCCAGTTTAGCCGGCTGCCAGATTATCAACTACCGCACTGACGCCAAGCAGAAATGGCTGCTTCTCATTGGGATTTCGGCGCAG CAAAACCGAGTAGTGGGAGCAATGCAGCTGTACTCCGTGGACAGGAAGGTGTCCCAGCCTATCGAGGGCCATGCTGCTGGCTTTGCGCAGTTCAAAATGGAGGGGAATTCTGAAGAATCCACTCTCTTCTGCTTTGCTGTACGCAGTCAAGCCGGAGGAAAG CTACACATTATTGAGGTTGGGACTCCTCCATCTGGGAATCAGCCTTTTCCAAAGAAAGCAGTGGATGTGTTTTTCCCTCCAGAGGCCCAGAATGACTTCCCAGTTGCTATGCAG ATCAGCTCCAAGCAGGATGTAGTCTTTCTCATCACCAAATATGGCTACATCCACCTTTACGACCTTGAAACCggcacctgcatctacatgaaCAGAATCAGTGGGGAGACCATCTTCGTGACTGCTCCCCATGAAGCTACTGCTGGCATTATTGGGGTCAACAGAAAAGGACAG GTGCTGTCTGTTTGTGTGGAGGAGGAAAACATCATCCCCTACATCACCAATGTCCTGCAGAACCCTGACCTGGCCCTACGCATGGCTGTCCGCAACAACCTAGCTGGCGCTGAAGAGCTCTTCGCGCGCAAGTTCAACACACTGTTTGCAGGGGGCAACTACTCGGAGGCTGCCAAAGTGGCTGCCAATGCACCAAAG GGTATCCTCCGAACCCCAGACACCATCCGGCGGTTCCAAAGTGTCCCGGCCCAGCCAGGCCAGACCTCCCCGTTGCTGCAGTACTTTGGCATCTTGCTGGACCAGGGCCAGCTCAACAAGTTTGAGtccctggagctgtgcaggCCTGTTCTGCAGCAGGGCCGCAAGCAGCTGCTGGAGAAGTGGTTGAAGGAAGATAAG CTGGAGTGCTCGGAAGAGCTTGGTGATCTGGTGAAGTCAGTGGACCCGACCCTTGCTCTCAGTGTCTACCTAAGGGCTAATGTCCCCAACAAAGTCATCCAGTGCTTTGCAGAGACTGGCCAGTTCCAGAAAATTGTACTGTATGCAAAGAAG GTTGGCTACACTCCAGACTGGATCTTCCTGCTTCGGAATGTCATGCGGATCAGTCCAGAACAGGGGCTCCAGTTCTCCCAGATGCTTGTGCAGGATGAGGAACCACTTGCTGACATCACCCAG ATTGTGGATGTGTTTATGGAGTACAACCTAATACAGCAGTGCACCTCCTTCCTGCTGGACGCCCTGAAGAACAACCGACCTACTGAGGGCCCTCTGCAGACCCGGCTGCTGGAGATGAATCTAATGCATGCTCCACAG GTGGCTGATGCCATTCTTGGGAACCAGATGTTCACCCACTATGACCGAGCCCATGTCGCACAGCTGTGTGAGAAGGCTGGACTGCTACAGAGAGCCCTGGAGCACTACACTGACTTGTATGACATCAAGCGAGCTGTGGTGCACACCCACCTACTCAACCCAGAG TGGCTGGTAAACTTTTTTGGCTCACTGTCTGTggaggactctctggagtgcCTGAGAGCCATGCTGTCAGCCAACATCCGCCAGAACCTGCAGATCTGTGTCCAGGTGGCCTCCAAGTACCACGAGCAGCTCTCCACCCAGTCCCTCACTGAGCTGTTCGAGTCATTCAAGAGCTTTGAAG GTCTGTTCTACTTCCTTGGCTCCATTGTGAACTTCAGCCAGGATCCAGAGGTTCATTTCAAGTATATTCAGGCAGCATGTAAAACTGGCCAGATCAAAGAGGTGGAGAGGATCTGCCGAGAGAGTAACTGCTATGACCCTGAGCGTGTGAAAAACTTCCTCAAG GAAGCCAAACTGACTGATCAGCTGCCTCTCATCATTGTGTGTGACCGTTTCGACTTTGTCCATGACCTGGTCCTTTATCTGTACCGCAACAACCTGCAGAAGTACATTGAGATCTATGTCCAGAAG GTAAACCCTAGCCGCTTGCCTGTGGTGATTGGCGGCCTGCTGGATGTCGACTGTTCAGAGGACGTCATTAAGAACCTGATCCTGGTGGTGCGGGGCCAATTCTCCACTGATGAGCTGGTAGCTGAAGTGGAGAAGAGAAACAG actgaagctgctgctgccatGGTTGGAGGCCCGTATCCATGAGGGCTGTGAGGAGCCTGCCACGCATAATGCCCTGGCTAAGATCTACATTGACAGCAACAATAACCCTGAGCGCTTCCTCCGAGAGAACCCCTACTATGACAGCCGTGTAGTGGGCAAGTACTGCGAGAAGAGGGACCCTCATCTGGCTTGTGTTGCCTATGAAAGAGGACAGTGTGACCAAGAGCTCATAAAT GTTTGCAATGAAAACTCCCTTTTTAAGAGTCTATCTCGGTATTTGGTGCGCCGTAAGGACCCCGAACTGTGGGCAAGTGTTCTGCTGGAGAGCAACCCCTACCGAAGGCCACTCATTGACCAG GTTGTACAGACTGCGCTCTCTGAGACGCAGGATCCAGAAGAGGTGTCGGTCACTGTCAAGGCCTTTATGACTGCTGATCTTCCTAACGAGCTCATTGAGCTTTTGGAGAAGATTGTCTTGGACAACTCTGTTTTCAGTGAACACAG GAATCTGCAGAACCTTCTCATCCTGACGGCCATCAAAGCCGACCGCACTCGCGTCATGGAGTACATTAACCGCCTCGACAACTACGATGCCCCTGACATCGCCAACATTGCCATCAGCAATGAGCTCTTTGAGGAGGCTTTTGCCATCTTCAGGAAGTTTGACGTGAACACCTCAGCAGTACAG GTTCTGATTGAGCATATTGGTAATCTGGACCGGGCCTATGAGTTTGCTGAACGCTGCAATGAGCCTGCAGTGTGGAGCCAGCTTGCAAAAGCTCAGCTGCAGAAGGGTCTGGTAAAGGAAGCTATTGACTCCTACATCAAGGCAGATGATCCATCAGCCTACATGGAGGTGGGACAAGCTGCTGCACAAAGTG GAAATTGGGAGGATTTGGTGAAGTTCTTGTTGATGGCACGTAAGAAGGCACGAGAGTCTTACGTAGAAACTGAGCTGATCTTTGCTTTGGCCAAAACCAACCGCCTGGCAGAGCTGGAGGAGTTCATCAATGGACCAAATAATGCCCACATCCAGCAA GTTGGAGACCGATGCTATGACGAGAAGATGTATGAGGCAGCTAAGCTTCTGTACAACAATGTGTCCAACTTTGGCCGCCTGGCTTCCACTCTCGTCCACTTGGGGGAGTACCAGGCTGCTGTGGATGGGGCCCGCAAAGCAAACAGCACACGAACTTGGAAAGAG GTTTGCTTTGCCTGTGTGGATGGGAAAGAATTCCGTCTGGCACAGATGTGTGGCTTGCACATTGTGGTCCATGCTGACGAACTTGAGGAGCTCATCAATTACTACCAG GACCGCGGTTACTTTGAGGAGCTGATCACCATGCTGGAGGCCGCTCTGGGTCTGGAACGCGCTCACATGGGCATGTTCACGGAGTTGGCTATCCTCTACTCCAAGTTCAAACCTCAGAAGATGAGAGAGCATCTGGAGCTCTTCTGGTCCAGAGTCAACATTCCCAAG GTTTTGAGGGCAGCAGAGCAGGCCCATCTGTGGGCTGAGCTGGTCTTCCTGTATGACAAGTACGAGGAATATGATAACGCCATCATTACAATGATGAACCACCCTACGGATGCCTGGAAGGAGAGCCAGTTCAAAGACATTGTAACCAAG GTGGCTAATGTGGAACTCTATTACAAAGCCGTCCAATTCTATCTGGAGTTTAAGCCTTTGTTACTGAACGACCTGCTCATCGTGCTGTCCCCGAGGCTTGATCACACCCGTGCTGTCAACTTTTTCTCCAAG GTCAAACAGTTGTCCTTGGTTAAACCATACCTGCGGTCTGTACAGAACCACAACAACAAATCAGTAAATGAAGCTCTAAACAATCTCTTCATAATAGAGGAGGATTACCAG GCTCTGCGAACATCCATTGATGCATATGACAACTTCGATAACATATCTCTGGCCCAGAGTCTAGAGAAGCATGAGCTCATTGAGTTCAGGAGAATCGCTGCATACCTTTTCAAAGGCAACAACCGCTGGAAGCAAAGCGTGGAACTCTGCAAAAAGGACAAACTCTACAAG GATGCCATGCAGTACGCGTCAGAGTCGAAGGACACCGAGCTGGCAGAGGAGCTACTGCAGTGGTTCctgcaggaggagaagaaggagtgCTTTGCTGCCTGCTTGTTTACCTGCTATGACCTGCTCCGGCCTGATGTGGTCCTGGAGACCGCCTGGAGGCACAACATCATGGACTTCTCCATGCCCTACTTTATCCAGGTCATGAGGGAGTATCTTAGCAAG GTCGATAAGCTGGATGCGTCAGAGTCCTTGAGGAAAGAGGAGGAGCAGGCCACAGAGGCACAACCCATTGTTTACG GCACACCCCAGCTTATGCTCACTGCAGGCCCCAATGTTGCAGTTCCTCCCCAGCAGCCTTACGGCTACGGCTATGCTGCCCCCACTGGCTACGGTCAGCCAGCGCAGCCAGGCTTCGGCTACGGCATGTGA